One genomic region from Ornithinicoccus hortensis encodes:
- a CDS encoding YczE/YyaS/YitT family protein, producing the protein MTPAQQLRAGRLPRRLVQLFVGLTLFGLSMAMLIRAGLGMIPWDVLHFGLARHLPLSFGVIVILLSVVVLLLWIPLREMPGLGTVANALWVGVAADLSLALLPELTRLPAQVGLMAGGIVLNAVATGLYIGAQLGPGPRDGLMTGLPRVIPLSLRTIRTGIEVVVVLLGWLLGGVVGVGTVLFAISIGPLTQFFLPHLVIRLPEGPGTPEDQPPQVAI; encoded by the coding sequence ATGACGCCGGCGCAACAGCTGCGGGCGGGCCGCCTGCCGCGGCGCCTGGTCCAGCTCTTCGTCGGGCTGACCCTGTTTGGGCTCTCCATGGCGATGCTCATCCGGGCCGGCCTCGGGATGATCCCGTGGGACGTCCTGCACTTCGGGCTGGCCCGGCACCTGCCACTGAGCTTCGGGGTCATCGTGATCCTGCTGTCCGTGGTGGTCCTGCTGCTGTGGATCCCACTGCGGGAGATGCCCGGCCTCGGGACGGTCGCCAACGCCCTGTGGGTCGGCGTCGCGGCCGACCTGTCGCTCGCGCTGCTGCCCGAGCTGACCCGCCTCCCGGCCCAGGTCGGCCTGATGGCTGGGGGCATCGTGCTCAACGCCGTCGCCACCGGGCTCTACATCGGGGCGCAGCTGGGCCCCGGCCCCCGCGACGGGCTGATGACCGGGCTGCCCCGGGTGATCCCGCTGAGCCTGCGCACCATCCGGACCGGCATCGAGGTCGTCGTGGTGCTGCTGGGCTGGTTGCTGGGCGGCGTCGTCGGGGTCGGCACGGTGCTGTTCGCGATCAGCATCGGTCCGCTCACCCAGTTCTTCCTGCCGCACCTGGTGATCCGGCTGCCCGAGGGCCCCGGGACCCCGGAGGACCAGCCTCCCCAGGTCGCCATCTGA
- the hemE gene encoding uroporphyrinogen decarboxylase — protein MPVDLGTPGGHAAAACEDRTVTLPAASHDPSPTSSPSPSESILVRAARGEQVPHTPVWFMRQAGRSLPEYRALREGVPMLQACRTPDLVTEITVQPVRRHGVDAAIFFSDIVVPLHAVGVDLDIVPGTGPVVAQPFRTRADLDRLPELTPETVPDITQAVRQTVSELGATPLIGFAGAPFTLASYLVEGGPSKTHQHTKALMYGDPELWNDLCARLAQISGAFLRVQAEAGASAVQLFDSWVGALPRADYLRFVEPHSRAVLEGVADLGVPRIHFGVVTGELLPDMAAAGADVIGVDYRVSLTDAVARTGGRYAVQGNLDPALVFAPWEALEAKVRDVVEQGRQAPGHIFNLGHGVLPDTDPTVLTRVVELVHEVSAR, from the coding sequence ATGCCGGTTGACCTCGGCACGCCCGGAGGCCACGCCGCGGCCGCATGCGAGGATCGGACCGTGACCCTCCCTGCCGCCTCCCACGACCCGAGTCCGACCTCGTCCCCGAGCCCGTCCGAGAGCATCCTGGTCCGCGCCGCCCGGGGCGAGCAGGTGCCGCACACCCCCGTCTGGTTCATGCGCCAGGCCGGCCGCTCGCTGCCGGAGTACCGCGCCCTGCGCGAGGGCGTGCCGATGCTGCAGGCCTGCCGCACCCCGGACCTGGTCACCGAGATCACCGTCCAGCCGGTGCGCCGGCACGGGGTGGACGCCGCCATCTTCTTCAGCGACATCGTGGTCCCGCTGCACGCCGTGGGCGTTGACCTCGACATCGTGCCGGGCACCGGGCCGGTGGTGGCGCAGCCGTTCCGGACCCGGGCCGACCTGGATCGCCTGCCCGAGCTGACTCCGGAGACGGTGCCGGACATCACCCAAGCCGTCCGCCAGACCGTCTCCGAGCTCGGCGCGACACCGCTGATCGGCTTCGCGGGGGCGCCGTTCACGCTCGCCTCCTACCTGGTCGAGGGCGGGCCGTCCAAGACCCACCAGCACACCAAGGCCCTCATGTACGGCGACCCGGAGCTGTGGAACGACCTGTGCGCCCGTCTCGCCCAGATCTCCGGCGCCTTCCTCCGGGTGCAGGCGGAGGCCGGGGCGTCCGCCGTGCAGCTCTTCGACTCCTGGGTCGGGGCGCTGCCGCGGGCGGACTACCTGCGCTTCGTCGAGCCGCACAGCCGCGCCGTGCTCGAGGGCGTCGCGGACCTGGGCGTCCCGCGGATCCACTTCGGGGTGGTGACCGGTGAGCTGCTGCCGGACATGGCCGCGGCCGGCGCGGACGTGATCGGGGTCGACTACCGGGTGTCCCTCACCGACGCGGTGGCCCGGACGGGCGGCCGGTATGCCGTGCAGGGCAACCTCGATCCCGCGCTGGTGTTCGCCCCGTGGGAGGCGCTGGAGGCCAAGGTCAGGGACGTCGTGGAGCAGGGGCGCCAGGCGCCGGGCCACATCTTCAACCTGGGCCACGGCGTGCTGCCGGACACCGACCCGACCGTGTTGACCCGCGTCGTCGAGCTGGTGCACGAGGTCTCGGCCCGCTGA
- a CDS encoding DUF3000 domain-containing protein, with amino-acid sequence MVVSRIDVGRDRTAPAGTGVDPAAFERAVEAIRAAALRPELLVEEVPAPTRLAPAALALSGEVFPTRGEDEEPTATGRFVLLHDPGAPEPWEGVWRVVTYAKATMEPEVGGDPMMGHVGWSWLTEALESRGLAFAAEAGAVTCVISESFGALSDRDQTVEMEIRASWTPVDDDTIDQHLQAWGDLLCTIAGLPPLPDGVVPLPGSRR; translated from the coding sequence ATGGTGGTGAGCCGCATCGACGTCGGCCGTGACCGCACGGCGCCAGCCGGGACCGGAGTGGACCCGGCTGCTTTCGAGCGCGCCGTGGAGGCGATCCGTGCGGCCGCGCTCCGTCCGGAGCTCCTCGTCGAGGAGGTCCCGGCACCGACCCGTCTCGCGCCGGCGGCGCTCGCGCTGTCCGGCGAGGTCTTCCCGACCCGGGGCGAGGACGAGGAGCCCACCGCGACCGGACGCTTCGTCCTGCTCCACGACCCGGGCGCTCCCGAGCCCTGGGAGGGCGTCTGGCGCGTGGTGACCTACGCCAAGGCCACCATGGAGCCCGAGGTCGGCGGCGACCCGATGATGGGCCACGTGGGGTGGTCCTGGCTGACCGAGGCCCTGGAGTCGCGGGGGCTGGCCTTCGCCGCCGAGGCCGGCGCGGTGACCTGCGTCATCTCCGAGAGCTTCGGGGCGCTGTCCGACCGCGACCAGACCGTCGAGATGGAGATCCGCGCGTCCTGGACCCCGGTGGACGACGACACGATCGACCAGCACCTGCAGGCCTGGGGCGACCTGCTCTGCACCATCGCCGGGCTGCCGCCCCTGCCAGACGGGGTCGTCCCGCTGCCGGGGTCCCGGCGGTGA
- a CDS encoding ribonuclease D → MTEDTAQPEGPPIEHLTEPREGLPDLVTDDGHLQEALDAIADGTGPVAVDAERASGYRYGQHAYLVQLRRRGSGTWLIDPVPFEELAELGDLLSGTEWVLHAATQDIPCLAELGMRPTRLFDTELGARLAGLPKVGLAAALEHYLQVSLAKEHSAVDWSTRPLPEPWLRYAALDVELLVELRDALAADLESQGKADWAAQEFEALTHFEGTADRPDPWRRTSGMHRIRNRRGAALVRELWQAREEIARERDVSPGRVLPDATLIDLATRAPRTAASLVGERSAESTRSRQRRAHQGLTRYQGDWLAAIREASALPDQDLPELSRRSDAPPPARAWADRDPVAAARLAQARQDLADLSEEHTIPVENLLTPDTVRRVLWEPPEPSDGGELTLDDLGSVLGAHGARPWQIQLVGPILHRAIGDHADDA, encoded by the coding sequence GTGACCGAGGACACGGCGCAGCCCGAGGGCCCGCCGATCGAACACCTGACCGAGCCCCGCGAGGGGTTGCCCGACCTGGTGACCGACGACGGCCACCTGCAGGAGGCCCTCGACGCGATCGCCGACGGCACAGGGCCGGTGGCCGTCGACGCCGAGCGCGCCTCCGGCTACCGCTACGGCCAGCACGCCTACCTGGTGCAGCTGCGCCGCCGGGGTTCGGGCACCTGGCTCATCGACCCCGTCCCCTTCGAGGAGCTCGCGGAGCTCGGGGACCTGCTCTCGGGGACCGAGTGGGTGCTGCACGCCGCCACCCAGGACATCCCGTGCCTGGCCGAGCTGGGGATGCGGCCCACCCGGTTGTTCGACACCGAGCTGGGTGCGCGGCTGGCCGGCCTGCCCAAGGTCGGGCTAGCCGCGGCCCTCGAGCACTACCTCCAGGTGAGCCTGGCCAAGGAACACTCCGCGGTGGACTGGTCGACCCGGCCGCTGCCCGAGCCGTGGCTGCGCTACGCGGCCCTCGACGTGGAACTCCTGGTCGAGCTGCGGGACGCGCTCGCGGCGGACCTGGAGTCCCAGGGGAAGGCCGACTGGGCCGCCCAGGAGTTCGAGGCGCTCACCCACTTCGAGGGCACCGCCGACCGACCCGACCCGTGGCGGCGCACGTCCGGCATGCACCGCATACGGAATCGCCGCGGAGCGGCCCTGGTGCGCGAGCTCTGGCAGGCGCGGGAGGAGATCGCGCGGGAGCGCGACGTCTCCCCCGGCCGGGTGCTGCCCGACGCCACGCTGATCGACCTGGCCACGCGCGCCCCGCGGACGGCCGCGTCCCTGGTCGGGGAGCGCAGCGCCGAGTCCACCCGGTCCCGGCAGCGGCGCGCCCACCAGGGGCTGACCCGCTACCAGGGCGACTGGCTCGCCGCCATCCGGGAGGCCAGCGCGCTGCCCGACCAGGACCTGCCCGAGCTGTCCCGCCGCTCCGACGCGCCGCCGCCGGCCCGCGCGTGGGCCGACCGCGACCCGGTCGCCGCGGCGCGGTTGGCGCAGGCCCGGCAGGACCTGGCGGACCTCTCCGAGGAGCACACCATCCCGGTGGAGAACCTGCTGACCCCCGACACCGTCCGGCGGGTCCTGTGGGAGCCGCCGGAGCCGTCCGACGGCGGGGAGCTCACCCTTGACGACCTCGGGTCGGTGCTCGGCGCGCACGGGGCCCGGCCCTGGCAGATCCAGCTGGTCGGGCCGATCCTGCACCGCGCGATCGGCGACCACGCCGACGACGCGTGA
- a CDS encoding helix-turn-helix domain-containing protein gives MTETYLSRIGNLIRDARRHKELTQAELAGLLGTSQSAIARIEQGKQNLSLEMLARIGESLDSEIVSVGSAVPQNLRITGGVKLSGEIDVRTSKNAAVALLCASLLNKGRTTLRNLARIEEVNRITEVLTSLGFKIRWLGESNDLEIVPPAKIDLAAIDEAAARRTRTIIMFLGPLLHRFDNFELPYAGGCDLGTRTVEPHMTALRQFGVDVTATHGSYHATVDASRRPTRPIVLTERGDTVTENVLLAAALHPGTTVIRNASSNYMVQDLCVFLRTLGVQIEGIGTTTLKVTGVEEIDMDVEYSPSEDPIEAMSLLAAGVVTGSEITIKRVPIEFMEIELAVLDTMGLQYELSEEYTSANGFTRLVDLRTIPGPLKAPLDKIHPLPFPGLNIDNLPFFAIIAACAEGSSMIHDWVYENRAIYLTELTTLGAKVHLMDPHRVMVEGPTKWRAGEIMCPPALRPGVVILLAMLAAPGVSVLRNVYVINRGYEDLATRLNNLGASIQTFRDI, from the coding sequence ATGACCGAGACCTACCTGTCGCGCATTGGCAACCTCATCCGGGACGCCCGGCGACACAAGGAACTCACCCAGGCCGAGCTCGCCGGCCTGCTGGGGACCAGCCAGAGCGCCATCGCCCGGATCGAGCAGGGCAAGCAGAACCTCTCCCTGGAGATGCTCGCCCGGATCGGCGAGAGCCTGGACTCCGAGATCGTCTCCGTCGGCAGCGCCGTCCCGCAGAACCTGCGGATCACCGGTGGGGTGAAACTGTCCGGCGAGATCGACGTGCGCACCTCCAAGAACGCCGCCGTCGCGCTGCTGTGCGCCTCGTTGCTCAACAAGGGCCGGACCACGCTGCGCAACCTGGCGCGGATCGAGGAGGTCAACCGGATCACCGAGGTCCTGACCAGCCTCGGTTTCAAGATCCGCTGGCTCGGGGAGAGCAACGACCTGGAGATCGTGCCGCCAGCCAAGATCGACCTGGCCGCGATCGACGAGGCGGCCGCCCGGCGCACCCGGACCATCATCATGTTCCTCGGCCCGCTGCTGCACCGGTTCGACAACTTCGAGCTGCCGTATGCCGGGGGGTGCGACCTCGGCACCCGCACCGTCGAGCCGCACATGACCGCGCTGCGCCAGTTCGGCGTGGACGTCACGGCCACCCACGGCTCCTACCACGCCACGGTCGACGCCTCCCGCCGCCCGACCCGGCCGATCGTGCTCACCGAGCGCGGCGACACGGTCACCGAGAACGTGCTGCTCGCCGCGGCGCTGCACCCGGGCACCACGGTCATCCGTAACGCCTCCTCCAACTACATGGTCCAGGACCTGTGCGTCTTCCTGCGCACCCTGGGCGTGCAGATCGAGGGCATCGGCACCACCACGCTGAAGGTCACCGGCGTGGAGGAGATCGACATGGACGTGGAGTACTCCCCGTCCGAGGACCCGATCGAGGCGATGAGCCTGCTGGCCGCCGGCGTCGTCACCGGCAGCGAGATCACCATCAAGCGGGTGCCGATCGAGTTCATGGAGATCGAGCTCGCGGTGCTCGACACGATGGGGCTGCAGTACGAGCTGAGCGAGGAGTACACCTCCGCCAACGGTTTCACCCGCCTGGTCGACCTGCGCACCATCCCCGGTCCCCTCAAGGCGCCGCTGGACAAGATCCACCCGCTGCCCTTCCCCGGGCTGAACATCGACAACCTGCCCTTCTTCGCGATCATCGCCGCGTGCGCCGAGGGCTCGAGCATGATCCACGACTGGGTCTACGAGAACCGCGCCATCTACCTCACCGAGCTCACCACGCTGGGCGCCAAGGTGCACCTGATGGACCCGCACCGAGTGATGGTGGAGGGCCCGACCAAGTGGCGTGCCGGCGAGATCATGTGTCCGCCTGCGCTGCGTCCGGGCGTCGTGATCCTGCTCGCGATGCTCGCCGCCCCCGGCGTATCGGTCCTGCGCAACGTCTATGTGATCAACCGCGGCTACGAGGACCTGGCCACCCGCCTGAACAACCTCGGCGCCAGCATCCAGACCTTCCGCGACATCTGA